The following is a genomic window from Lysinibacillus sp. G4S2.
AGTAGAAAAATCAAATGGTGCGAGAATCGTTGATACAGACGGGGTTGAATACATCGATGCTATGGCAGGATTATGGTGTGTAAATGTAGGCTATGGACGCAAGGAATTAGCAGATGTTGCACATGAGCAGATGCTGAAAAACGCCTATGCGCCTTTATCGCAAGGACATTTACCAGCAGTTGAACTGGCTGAAAAAATCAATGAAATGCTTGGTGGAGACTATGTTATTTTCTTCTCTAATAGTGGGTCAGAAGCTAACGAGACAGCGTTTAAAATGGTGCGCCAGTATCATCAGCAAAAAGGAGAAAGCTCCCGTTATAAAATTGTTTCTCGCTACCGTGCGTATCACGGAAGTTCTTTTGGAGCATTGGCTGCGACAGGGCAAGCGGAACGAAAATATAAATATGAACCATTATCTCCTGGCTTTATCCATGTAGCACCACCTGATCAATATCGAGAACACGAAAGTGATACACTTGCTCCAACAGAGTTAGCGAGCGTAAAGGCTGTAGATAAGACGATGACGTGGGAGCTAAGCGAAACAATAGCCGCTATGATTTTAGAGCCTATTATTACAGGTGGGGGCGTCATTATGCCTCCGGAAAACTATTTAAAGGGCATTGAGGAAGTGTGTAAAAAACATGGAGCTCTGATGATTGTAGACGAAGTAATTTGTGGCTTTGGTCGAACAGGTAAGCCATTTGGATTTATGAACTACGGTGTAAAGCCGGATATTATTACAATGGCAAAAGGGATTACAAGTGCCTATTTACCGTTATCAGCGACAGCGGTGAAACGTGAAATTTATGAGGCATTCACTGGATCTGATGCGTACGGTTATTTCCGCCATGTTAATACATTTGGTGGCTCACCTGTATCTTGTGCGGTGGCATTAAAAAATATTGAGATTCTTGAGCAAGAAGCATTGTTTGAAAGATCTAGTGAGGTTGGAGCTACTACTCTGCAGGCACTCCAGCAAGCATTAGGTAAACATCCGAATGTAGGGGATGTTCGAGGTAAGGGTTTATTAATTGGTATAGAACTAGTTGCCGATAAAGCATCTAAGGAGCCTTTACCAGTAGATAAAGTAAATGCTGTTATTGCAAGATGTAAAGAGCGAGGTGTCATCATTGGTAAAAATGGTGCAACTGTTGCAGGCTTTAATAATGTATTAACATTATCGCCACCACTTAATATTGCACAAGAGGATCTTGATACGATAGTAGAAGTTGTAATTGATAGTATTCATAAAGTGCAGGCATAATATAAGATCTAAAAGTAAAGCTGTCTCTAAAGTCGTCGTAAAACTTTTGAGACAGCTTTTTGATTGTCTTATAGCATAAGAAAAGCTAGGAATAACCACTATGCTGTGAATTGATACTGGGATAGCTGTAAAAATGAGTAGTAATTACCTTAAAAGAAAAGCATCGGTAGGTATTTGATGAGGGCTAAAATCACATTACATCGAGGGATATATGCGCCTATTATAGTAGTGAGAATGGGATAAATCTCACAATTCTTTGCGTAATCTTTACAAAAACATAACACTGGCTTTATATCTTCATACTATCATTATTGGTAAGAGTTGGAGAAGGGGCCGAAGATAATGCGTTTTTTTCGATACATAATGGTGAAGGACAAGCTGCTCGTACTAATGATGGTTTGTGTACTATCGAATATATTGCTAGGTGTTTTTAGTGTGGATTATTTACGGAAAATGTCATGGCATGCAAGTGAAAGCTATACAGAAGGACTTGTACCAATCGGATGGTTAAATGAACTAGAGGAATCACAACGTCAATTAGATTATATAGTAGATTCAGCTGGGACTTATCAAGAAATGACAGCAGTTTTAAAAAATGTTGAGCAGCCTTTAGGTCATTTGGAAAATCTAGAAGTCGATAAAAAAATGGATCATCAGATGAAGAAATACAAGGCATTACTAGAACAGCAGATAGAACTAGTCGATAGCTATAAGCAGTTAGAACAAAATGAACGACAACAGTTTTATGTTCAGACATATTTACCTGTAAGCCAGCAAAGTCATACATTATTAGAAGAAACTCAAAGCTATTTGGTCCAGAAATCTGAGGAACAGCAACAGGCATACCAGAAAGATGTGCAATTTGGTTATTGGCTATTGGGAGGAGTGTGTCTATTTGTTGTTCTGTTAGTGATATTTATAGGGTTTATAGCAACAAAAGCTGTAAATATACCAACACGTCAATTGAAGTCATTATTAAAGCGTGCAGAGCAAGGGGATTTTACAGCGAATGCCAGCTATGTGGCGCAGGATGAGCTTGGCGAAGTAATATTGTCTTACAATCAAATGGCAACAGAGGTGAAAAGACTACTTCATACAGTAACAAATAGTGCACATGAGGTTGAAGAAATGTCTGGGAAGCTGCAACAATCCTCGGAGCAGTCGTCTAACACAACCGTCAAGATTGCTAAGGATGTGCAGTCCATTTCAAATTCAACAGCTGCTTCTTCAACAAAATTAGCTTCCAATACAGCTTCTCTAGAGGAAGTGCTGGATGGTGTGCAAGTAATTTTAGAAAAAGTACAGGTTGTTGAAAATTTTGCTCATAAAACTGCACGTGATGCAGAAAGTGGCACGGAAATTGTACAGGCAAATTTAACGCAAATACAGGCAATTAAACATGCGGTTGAAAAATCAAATACAGCCATTTTTAATCTTGTAGAGAGAGCCGCTACAATCGATCAAATGGTCGAGGTAATTGAAAAAATTACGGCACAAACAAATCTCTTAGCCTTAAATGCATCTATTGAGGCTGCTAGAGCAGGGGAGCATGGCAAAGGATTTGCGGTTGTAGCCAATGAAGTACGTAAGCTTGCGGAGCAGACAGTTCAGTCAACGCAAACAATTACGTCCATTGTACAAAACATTCATTTAGATTCTAATTATGCTGTGCAAATGATGGAGGGCGTGTTAGCCGCAACTGAAAAGGGTGTACATGTAACAGGAGATACGGCAACAAGCTTTGATCAAATTTTAGAAAAAGTACATACAATTAAGCCATATATAATGGAAGTATCTGCAACCGTTCAAGAGATTGCAAACCATACGAAAAAGGTTAGTGAGGATGCGGTAATGTTAACATCATTTTCTGATACGAATGCAGCATCAACTAAACATGTAGCTACTTTAACAGCCGATCAGTTAACCGCGCAGCAGCAATTCCATGATTATATTCAAGAGTTACGTAAAGTATCAAAAGTTTTACAAATAGCCGTAAAGCGGTTCTCAATTTAATAAGAATAATTGGAGGACCTTTCTTTGTAAATGTATACAAAAAAGGTTCTTTTTTTGTACTAGTAGGCGCTAAGATTCATTTAATTGACAGGTTAATATGGCTCATCACCAAAATTTGTGGATGACATTTAAATTGATATAAGTTGATTGGAGTGGAGGATGGACGCCCCCTAGGAAGCTTTGCTCTGTATGAAAGCGAAGCGTCAGCAACAAGTGTTTTATCTGTGCAAAAGCGAAGCGTCAGCAACAAGTGTTTTATCTGTGCGAAAGCGAAGCGTCAGCAACAAGTGTTTTATCTGTGCGAAAGCGAAGCGTCAGCAACAACAAATGTTTTATCTGTGCGAAAGCGAAGCGTCAGCAACAAGTGTTTTATCTGTGCGAAAGCGAAGCGTCAGCAACAAATGTTTTATCTGTGCGAAAGCGAAGCGTCAGCAACAAGTGTTTTATCTGTGCGAAAGCGAAGCGACAGCAACAACAAATGTTTTATCTGTGCGAAAGCGAAGCGTCAGCAACAAGTGTTTTATCTGTGCGAAAGCGAAGCGACAGCAACAACAAATGTTTTATCTGTGCGAAAGCGAAGCGTCAGCAACAAAGCGCCCAGGCGGAACTGAGATCAACCCCACGTTATGGTGAGAAGCCATTAATATTGTTGCTATGTGGAAAATGGACATATGTACACTCTAGGTGTACATATGTATTTTATTTGTTTTATCAGCACAATATTTAGTAGGGCTCATATACTGATGATAAAGGATTTTACGTTCTGTTTGTCAAAAATTAAAAATATAAATGTTGTATTTTTAATGTGAACACTTTATAATGAAATTCATCGAAAGTGTTATTAAATCAATGTTTGTTAATATATTATTGTACTTTCCAGAAGTACAATTGTTCATAGGTGGAGGTTTGGAGAAATGAAAAAGATAATGGTTACAGGAGCACTTGGTCAAATCGGTTCTGAACTCGTAGAAAAGCTTCGAGGTATTTATGGAGAGGACAATGTATTAGCGACAGATGTTCGAAAGCTTGAAAATATTAAGGGTCCATTTGAAGTATTGGACGTGACGGATGGACAAAGAATGCATGAATTAGCGAAGGATTTTGGTGCAGATACAATGATGCATTTAGCGGCGTTATTATCAGCAACAGCAGAAAGAAATCCATTGCTGGCATGGAATTTAAATATGGGCGGTTTAATGAATGCGCTTGAGGTTTCGCGTGAGTTAAACTTGCAATTTTTTACGCCGAGCTCAATAGGTGCGTTCGGTCCATCGACACCGAAGGATAATACGCCACAGGATACATTACAACGCCCAACAACAATGTATGGGGTAAATAAAGTAGCTGGCGAGCTATTATGTGATTATTATTTCAATCGTTTTGGTGTAGATACTCGCGGTGTACGCTTCCCAGGGTTAATTTCATACGTAACGCCTCCAGGTGGTGGTACGACAGACTATGCGGTTGAGATCTTCTATGAGGCGATTGAGCAAGGTAAGTATACATCTTATATTCAAGAAGGCACGTACATGGACATGATGTACATGCCAGATGCATTGCAGGCTATTGTAGATTTAATGGAAGCAGATAGTAGCAAACTAATACATCGTAATGCCTTTAATATAACTGCAATGAGCTTTGAGCCATCTGAAATTGCTAAGGAGATTAAAAAACATTTGCCACATTTCCATATGGATTATAATGTGGATCCAGTGCGTCAGGCGATAGCAGATAGTTGGCCAAACTCTATAAATATAGAAGCGGCACAGAAAGAATGGGGCTTTAAAGCACAGTATGACTTAACAAAAATGACAGTTGATATGCTAGAAAAATTAAAAATCAAACTACAAAAAAAGGCCATTTCATAAATAAATACTCCTGAAAATCGGACGAAGAATTTAATTTCTTCGTCTTTTTTATTTTGACTAGGCTCATAAGCATAACGTGGGTTGATTTCCGTTCCGGCTGGGCGCTTTGCCGCTGACGCTACGCTTTCGCTACAGAAAACATTTGTTGCTGACGCTACGCTTTCGCACAGATAAAACATTTGTTGCTGACGCTACGCTTTCGCACTGAGCAAAGCTTCCTGGGGGCGTCCGATGAGCCACTTCACTCGCGCTGCTTTGTTTAAGCAATTCAAAAAAATCGACTTCTTCAAATTCATTTTCTTTTAGGAACTTTACAATAAATAAAGTCAACTTCTGTTCTAAGTCTTCTCTATCTTGAAAATTCGCTTGCAACAGTTCTTTTTTTATTTTTGGCTTTATCATTTCTAAGAATTTTAAAATTTTTTCATCGTTCATTTTGATTGCCATTCACATTTCATCCCTCTCTATTTTTGATAATGCTTGCAATAGCTTTTGATAAGTCTTAAATGGATGAATCAAGGGACTCAATTTTTACCCCGAAAGTGTGAAGTAAGTATATGGTTATAGCAATAGGAAAGCCTACATTACCAATAATCTGAACAACAGCGTTTAGATCCATCTTTAAACTCTCCTTTTTTAGTTAAAACCCCATTTCTTTGTTTATTGATAGATTGTACAGACACACCCAATATTTGAGCTATGTCCTTATCAGACTTGCTTTTTATATAAAACAAATAAAGAATTTTCTTTTGGTTTAAGGTTAATTTTGCGATAACTTCATAGAGGATTTTATTTTCAAAATAATTTTCTACACACTCTACATCAAAAAGAATTTCACAATCTAAAGTTTTATCATCAGGAATATTTTGAAGGCTCTTATAGTCATCTGAATCAACCAAAGTTAGAGACGCTTTTTTATTTCTATCTCGATTCTTCTTATCAATGTTTTGAGCTAAAAAATGTAGGCTTTTGGAAAAATAAGATAACAGTTTTATTTGTAGAAAAAACTCATTAAACTCTGTTTGCAAATGCTCTCTTTTAAAATCAGTTGGGCATGTTAAATATTCTTTCAGTAATCTTTTGTTTTCGTGTTTTTCTAAGAAATTTTCTACTAATTTGTCCATAAATACACCTCACTATATTAGTTCGGAATAGAAACTTATGTTCTATTTCGGACTGAAAAATGGATTTACAATAGTAACATTTTCAGTCACTTTTACATCCAGCCTGTTAAAATATCTACTTATTTAATGGATTTGTGTTGTTCAAAGGTTCTATACTATATAAAGAACAATTCAACACGATTTTATCAACCAATTTGAAAAAATTTCATTTTAAATCCCAATTTGTTACAATGTATAATCTATAATAAATAAAAAAAGATGGGGGTGTGTATTTGAACGTAAAGAAAATTTTTTACACCATTTTGATCGTCATAGTTTGCCTTGTTGGTTTAATAAAAGGGAAAGACTTGTATGATGAATATAGGGATTATTCTTCAAATGAAATATTAGGTTTTGAAAATGGGAAATTAAGTTCAGAAAATACATCCGTAGCAATTAGAACAACGGACCAGACGCCCAAAAGGGAAAATCCATTACCAACAGCTTCAGACATTTTAATTTCAAAAGAAATAGAGCAAGAGCTTATAAATAGTTTTAAAAATGCAACATTTAAAGAGTACAATGGAGCTACCTTTAAATATCAATATTATGTAAGCTTCACTGTTGATTCAGTGAGTTCATTTTGGCTAAATATAGACGATGGCGTAGTTTATGTAAACCACAATACGAAAAACTATGTTTTCGAGGACGATAACAACTTTTTAAACATTTTTAAAGAAGCTGTAAAATAAAGAAAACACCTACTAAAATAGTAGGTGCTTTTTTTATGGCTTAATTACTGAACCATCAGGCATCGTGTAAGATTTAGCTAATACGTCTTGAATAACTGCAATAACTGTTTGATTTGCTGCATCATAATACTCTAAATAAGCAACTTCCATCGTTACTTTACTTGCACCGAATCGATACATATAATCACCAGCAGTTGAAAGTCGATTATAACCATTTTGTGTATTGCTAATAACACTGGCTGAACCTAATGATGCCATAGAAAGAACAAGACTTGAAATCCCTGAAGATACACCTACTTTTGTAAAGAAAACAAGAGCCAGAACGGTTAATGTAAACCCTGCAATTGCTTTACCAATTGAATCAACATCACTGTCCTTAGCTTTTAATTTCTCAAGCCCTGCAAGTTGAGCAAATTTCATTTGTATAAGCGTGTCGTAATCAACCGTTTGATTTTTGTACACAATTCTATTTCGTAAATCTGTTGCCATAATAAATTCCCCCTTTAGTTTTTAGTTTTTGTTAGCTAACACTCTATAAAAGAGAAATTCAACGATTTATCAACCAATTTGTAAAAAAAATTTATACAGTTAATATACAATTGGAGTTGACATAACAGCCAAAGAATGAAGTTGAAATTTCGTGTTCGCTCCAGGGTCTCGGGCCAACAGGATGTTGGTCACGAAGGCGTTATCACAGGATGTGATGCTTTTAGCCTTCGTTCCTCTATTGCTGATCCCCGAGGAGTCGCCCAGCCTTCACTCCAATCAACTTATATACATGGTGACGTTTTAATAAATGTCATCCTCAACTTATTGGCGAGGAGCTATTTTAGAAAATGTTGACAATAAAAAGAAAATTATTGGAATATATAGCGTAATTTATGATTTTCAAATATAATCATATTCAGAATATTAATAGT
Proteins encoded in this region:
- a CDS encoding YvrJ family protein, translating into MDLNAVVQIIGNVGFPIAITIYLLHTFGVKIESLDSSI
- a CDS encoding aspartate aminotransferase family protein, with protein sequence MVQVNLNNDILKKDEQYVWHSMKPYNPQATYVVEKSNGARIVDTDGVEYIDAMAGLWCVNVGYGRKELADVAHEQMLKNAYAPLSQGHLPAVELAEKINEMLGGDYVIFFSNSGSEANETAFKMVRQYHQQKGESSRYKIVSRYRAYHGSSFGALAATGQAERKYKYEPLSPGFIHVAPPDQYREHESDTLAPTELASVKAVDKTMTWELSETIAAMILEPIITGGGVIMPPENYLKGIEEVCKKHGALMIVDEVICGFGRTGKPFGFMNYGVKPDIITMAKGITSAYLPLSATAVKREIYEAFTGSDAYGYFRHVNTFGGSPVSCAVALKNIEILEQEALFERSSEVGATTLQALQQALGKHPNVGDVRGKGLLIGIELVADKASKEPLPVDKVNAVIARCKERGVIIGKNGATVAGFNNVLTLSPPLNIAQEDLDTIVEVVIDSIHKVQA
- a CDS encoding L-threonine 3-dehydrogenase, with product MKKIMVTGALGQIGSELVEKLRGIYGEDNVLATDVRKLENIKGPFEVLDVTDGQRMHELAKDFGADTMMHLAALLSATAERNPLLAWNLNMGGLMNALEVSRELNLQFFTPSSIGAFGPSTPKDNTPQDTLQRPTTMYGVNKVAGELLCDYYFNRFGVDTRGVRFPGLISYVTPPGGGTTDYAVEIFYEAIEQGKYTSYIQEGTYMDMMYMPDALQAIVDLMEADSSKLIHRNAFNITAMSFEPSEIAKEIKKHLPHFHMDYNVDPVRQAIADSWPNSINIEAAQKEWGFKAQYDLTKMTVDMLEKLKIKLQKKAIS
- a CDS encoding sigma factor-like helix-turn-helix DNA-binding protein; amino-acid sequence: MDKLVENFLEKHENKRLLKEYLTCPTDFKREHLQTEFNEFFLQIKLLSYFSKSLHFLAQNIDKKNRDRNKKASLTLVDSDDYKSLQNIPDDKTLDCEILFDVECVENYFENKILYEVIAKLTLNQKKILYLFYIKSKSDKDIAQILGVSVQSINKQRNGVLTKKGEFKDGSKRCCSDYW
- a CDS encoding methyl-accepting chemotaxis protein — its product is MRFFRYIMVKDKLLVLMMVCVLSNILLGVFSVDYLRKMSWHASESYTEGLVPIGWLNELEESQRQLDYIVDSAGTYQEMTAVLKNVEQPLGHLENLEVDKKMDHQMKKYKALLEQQIELVDSYKQLEQNERQQFYVQTYLPVSQQSHTLLEETQSYLVQKSEEQQQAYQKDVQFGYWLLGGVCLFVVLLVIFIGFIATKAVNIPTRQLKSLLKRAEQGDFTANASYVAQDELGEVILSYNQMATEVKRLLHTVTNSAHEVEEMSGKLQQSSEQSSNTTVKIAKDVQSISNSTAASSTKLASNTASLEEVLDGVQVILEKVQVVENFAHKTARDAESGTEIVQANLTQIQAIKHAVEKSNTAIFNLVERAATIDQMVEVIEKITAQTNLLALNASIEAARAGEHGKGFAVVANEVRKLAEQTVQSTQTITSIVQNIHLDSNYAVQMMEGVLAATEKGVHVTGDTATSFDQILEKVHTIKPYIMEVSATVQEIANHTKKVSEDAVMLTSFSDTNAASTKHVATLTADQLTAQQQFHDYIQELRKVSKVLQIAVKRFSI